In one window of Calypte anna isolate BGI_N300 chromosome 1, bCalAnn1_v1.p, whole genome shotgun sequence DNA:
- the ACTR6 gene encoding actin-related protein 6, which yields MATLVLDNGAYNAKIGYSHANVSVIPNCQFRSKTARLKTFTANQLDEIKDPSGLFYILPFQKGYLVNWDVQRQVWDYLFGKEMYQVDFVDTNIIITEPYFNFTSIQESMNEILFEEYQFQAVLRVNAGALSAHRYFRDNPSELCCIIVDSGYSFTHIVPYCRSKKKKEAIIRINVGGKLLTNHLKEIISYRQLHVMDETHVINQVKEDVCYVSQDFYKDMDIAKLKGEENTVMVDYVLPDFSTIKKGFCKPRDEMVLSGKYKTGEQILRLTNERFAVPEILFHPSDIGIQEMGIPEAIVYSIQNLPEEMQPHFFKNIVLTGGNTLFPGFRDRVYSEVRCLTPTDYDVSVVLPENPITYSWEGGKLISENDDFEDMVVTREDYEEHGHNICEEKFDI from the exons ATGGCGACGCTGGTGCTGGATAACGGCGCCTACAACGCCAAGATCGGCTACAGCCACGCCAACGTCAG TGTTATTCCCAACTGCCAGTTCAGATCAAAGACTGCACGCTTGAAAACCTTCACGGCAAATCAACTGGATGAAATTAAAGATCCCTCTGGTCTGTTTTATATCCTGCCTTTTCAGAAA GGTTACTTGGTGAACTGGGATGTCCAGAGACAAGTTTGGGATTAtctttttggaaaagaaatgtatCAA GTGGATTTTGTAGATACCAATATTATTATTACCGAACCTTATTTTAACTTCACTTCAATACAAGAATCCATGAATGAAATCCTATTTGAAGAATATCAATTTCAAGCAGTTCTTAGAGTAAATG ctggAGCTCTTAGTGCACACAGGTATTTCCGGGATAATCCATCTGAGCTGTGTTGTATCATTGTGGACAGTGGATATTCTTTTACACACATCGTACCTTATTGTagaagtaaaaagaagaaagaggcaATCATCAG GATTAATGTTGGAGGAAAGCTCTTAACCAACCATCTGAAGGAGATAATATCATACAG GCAGCTACATGTCATGGATGAAACACATGTAATTAATCAAGTAAAAGAAGATGTGTGTTATGTTTCTCAAGACTTTTACAAGGACATGGACATTGCCAA attgaaaggagaggaaaacacTGTAATGGTAGATTATGTTTTGCCAGACTTCAGCACAATCAAAAAAGGATTTTGTAAG CCAAGGGATGAGATGGTGCTAAGTGGAAAATACAAGACTGGTGAACAAATCCTTCGTCTAACAAATGAAAGATTTGCAGTTCCAGAAATACTCTTCCATCCTTCAGACATTGGTATTCAAGAGATGGGAATTCCTGAAGCCATTGTTTATTCTATTCAGAATTTACCTGAAG aaatgcaGCCTCACTTTTTCAAGAACATAGTTCTGACTGGGGGAAACACCCTTTTTCCAGGCTTCAGAGATCGTGTTTATTCTGAAGTTCGATGTCTTACTCCAACTGATTATGATGTTTCTGTTGTTCTTCCTGAAAA CCCTATTACTTACTCTTGGGAAGGTGGGAAGctcatttctgaaaatgatgATTTTGAAGACATGGTAGTAACTAGAGAAGATTATGAAGAACACGGACACAATATCTGTGAAGAGAAATTTGATATATAG
- the DEPDC4 gene encoding DEP domain-containing protein 4 produces MAGCLTPRFRRLRSQSELRPRPGIGRRRDCDGPFQATQLWNSIIHALHSQVEIKRRRQHLKTYKNCFTGSDAVDVVLSHLMQSMYLSCNDISRLKGVRVCQALMDHKVFEPAGAKLCLFKNEKEMVFEDTNTSLYKFVDSGLTPLLPRKNKDNQGLSPGKICKQKTKRYSKTKCETTLSNPLALEAADKKRVEELLRPLNIHASLPPRIMVNEPTHLLSKRVIDDVWKEQTLLRLLQLIDVPFLEDILVSSVKQKPDCFGKEEDLIISNTFLDREVTCSLNLPELDNWLYAAIECLEYFPDQFIVMVTQQLPQSANKLNSLNTYKKILFDVIIKYYSQKKDSLLATQDLNIHSGITELIEKGKTDQALEASQLYFKLLAPNIREELHRLLTFAAIASEPEGYKLQKQFDNRSVIIKTCTKFILENKTLSKAQAELLTQFLMDNHSELFKTPLTLLELTSRKLESLLEGQDPDIDSGFTFCQRVTTKEYEDQKQQTNQYLLALVKEMDNDPTITLKQKKKLVKEFRKYHSLIYCGGCKTACEFCTPNG; encoded by the exons ATGGCGGGATGTTTGACTCCGAGGTTCAGGAGGCTCCGGAGTCAGAGCGAGCTACGGCCGAGGCCGGGGATCGGGCGGCGGCGAG attGTGATGGCCCTTTCCAAGCAACTCAGCTGTGGAATAGTATTATTCATGCTCTTCACAGCCAAGTGGAAATCAAAAGACGTAGGCAACATCTGAAAACATATAAGAACTGTTTCACGGGCTCAGATGCCGTTGATGTTGTTCTAAGCCATCTTATGCAAAGCATGTACCTAAGCTGCAATGATATATCTCGGCTGAAGGGAGTCCGTGTATGCCAAGCATTGATGGATCACAAGGTGTTTGAGCCAGCTGGAGCAAAGCTTTGCTTGTTcaagaatgagaaagaaatggTGTTTGAAGACACAAACACTAGTCTCTATAAATTTGTAGATAGTGGTCTTACTCCTCTTCTTCcaagaaagaataaagacaATCAAGGCTTGTCTCCAGGGAAAATCtgcaaacagaagacaaaaagatatTCCAA AACAAAGTGTGAAACAACACTTTCAAACCCCTTAGCATTAGAAGCAGCTGATAAAAAGAGGGTGGAGGAGCTTCTTCGGCCACTAAACATTCATGCATCTTTACCTCCAAGGATCATGGTTAATGAACCAACTCATCTGCTTTCAAAAAGAG tAATAGATGATGTGTGGAAAGAGCAAACACTGCTACGACTGCTGCAGTTAATTGATGTTCCATTTTTAGAAGACATTCTGGTGTCTTCAGTGAAGCAAAAACCAGACTGTTTTGGCAAAGAAGAAGACCTGATTATTTCAAATACTTTCCTGGACAGAGAGGTTACGTGTAGTTTGAACCTGCCTGA GCTTGACAATTGGCTCTATGCTGCAATTGAATGCTTGGAGTATTTCCCAGACCAGTTCATAGTGATGGTTACTCAGCAGTTACCTCAAAGTGCTAACAAACTGAACAGTCTGAATACATACAAGAAGATTCTTTTTGACGTTATAATAAAGTACTATAGCCAAAAGAAGGACTCCCTTCTTGCCACTCAGGATCTCAATATTCATTCAGGAATCACAGAACTTATAG aaaaaggaaaaacagatcaAGCTCTAGAGGCATcacaactttattttaaattattagcACCAAATATCAGAGAAGAACTACACAGACTCCTGACATTTGCAGCCATTGCATCTGAACCTGAGGGCtacaaattacaaaaacaa TTTGATAACAGATCGGTGATCATCAAGACTTGCACAAAGTTCATCTTGGAAAATAAGACCTTGTCTaaagcacaggcagagctgcttaCTCAGTTTCTGATGGACAATCATTCTGAACTCTTCAAG ACACCTTTAACTCTTCTGGAACTAACCAGCAGGAAACTTGAGAGTTTGCTAGAAGGACAAGATCCAGATATTGATTCAG GGTTCACCTTCTGTCAGCGTGTGACAACTAAAGAATACGAAGatcaaaaacaacaaacaaatcagtATCTTCTAGCATTGGTCAAAGAGATGGACAATGACCCCACTATTACTTTgaagcagaagaagaaattagTTAAAGAATTCCGAAAATACCATTCTCTTATCTATTGTGGTggttgtaaaactgcatgtgaATTTTGTACTCCAAATGGTTAG